One Betta splendens chromosome 16, fBetSpl5.4, whole genome shotgun sequence genomic window carries:
- the derl1 gene encoding derlin-1, which yields MSDIGDWFRSIPFITRSWFAASIAVPLIGKLGLINIRHLVLAPELIFSRFHLWRPITSTLYFPITPNTGFLYLVNLYFLYHYSTRLETGAFDGRPADYVFMLLFNWICIVITGLLMNMQLLMIPLIMSVLYVWAQFNKETVVSFWFGTRFKAHYLPWVILAFNFIIGGSFVNELTGNLVGHLYFFLMFKYPMDLGGRAFLTTPEFLYRFFPNRRGGVSGFGAPPSRRPAQEQAGGGGGGRHNWGQGFRLGDE from the exons ATGTCAGACATTGGGGACTGGTTCAGAAGCATCCCTTTCATCACCCGAAGCTGGTTTGCTGCCTCGATTGCTGTTCCCTTAATTGGGAAACTAGGACTGATTAATATCAGACACCTTGTGTTGGCTCCGGAACTTATCTTTAGCAGATTTCAT cTCTGGAGACCAATTACATCCACCCTGTATTTTCCTATAACCCCTAATACGGGCTTTCTCTACCTGGTCAATCTTTATTTCCTCTACCACTACTCCACACGACTAGAGACAG GGGCGTTTGATGGCAGACCCGCAGACTATGTCTTCATGCTACTTTTCAACTGGATCTGCATTGTT ATAACTGGGCTCCTGATGAACATGCAG ctgctgatgatCCCGTTGATAATGTCAGTATTGTACGTCTGGGCTCAGTTTAACAAAGAAACGGTCGTGTCCTTCTGGTTTGGAACACGATTCAAG GCACATTATCTACCTTGGGTTATCTTGGCCTTCAACTTCATCATTGGAGGCTC CTTTGTGAATGAACTGACAGGGAACCTAGTGGGGCACCTCTACTTTTTCCTCATGTTCAAATATCCCATGGACCTGGGAGGACGCGCTTTCCTCACCACACCAGAGTTCTT GTATCGGTTCTTCCCtaacaggagggggggggtgtcggGCTTTGGAGCTCCTCCCAGCAGGAGACCGGCtcaggagcaggcaggaggtggtggaggaggacgccaTAACTGGGGCCAGGGGTTTCGTCTGGGCGATGAATGA